From a single Lineus longissimus chromosome 16, tnLinLong1.2, whole genome shotgun sequence genomic region:
- the LOC135500214 gene encoding ubiquitin carboxyl-terminal hydrolase 40-like, whose translation MFSMLFDEDSSDVAATGCSNRPTNDAPPPSRPSHRFCGILNQGATCYLNSLLQTLFLTPEFRDALFALGTNELGRIEDKNKAGSKVRIIPIELQRLFVRMLHLNQSCTSTTDLTDSFGWTNNEELQQHDVQELNRILFIAIEESLVGTSGQNLIKNLYHGSVVNQIICQECGRVSENEEHFLDLTITVAGNIGLENGLYNQYVETERLDGKNQYRCGACNKLVDAKKGARIRRLPPILSFSLLRFSFDFIKLERYKENGKFTFPLSLDMSRYVEQESPDNMEYELFSVVIHSGSAYGGHYHAYIRDVEGSGEWVPPDEEVITLSKKKEDDIDLVQLDSPRNVLKALLENAENKSLSVDVLAQELMKQTGVSWNKRFKKHNGTISKFVQKHDDIFMFSESTRTVSLKSDLETFGTKDSTPDGSSGTKQDPWIVTRHNSSKKDPPPPGHCWFDFNDTHVHPIWQSDIEKQFSGRESGYMLFYRKRSYQPIVHKTPIPPYLKTEVDELNAQLLKQREDHESEQNCIVLTVLQAADYEYSSVTSALRSCKQSEPKQITLDRRKNTMELRHALVEIVGDTFSTVHTAKHLPAGLHLYNKVICDLSNSVKDAGLKNNDLLFLWDGEKIRNGVVAVGTECEPVLLTVHEGSRAKLERGFPKNLPLGAMRISLMEVFDLKKFDIHLLTKNGNSLESVLLSRDQDQLTLEEFKLGDGSEILISKSQSPSEMADVQEKLRNDMTLSVAVKCLEEVKGEYPTVKVNATSDTSVEELKALVISKLPQDCDIPGGGRFRIDDQNVGLQIPLRENLTLEKAAIHETTHLIFEGGSSPTTDEVTLNIRLAQEGMGDVADFEVILNKNSTILECLTVAASKLGLAAGDWHLRQANWCGEAAAILDDIDKTLEQCNVRDGTLLLLEEGRLPPKGFYQLPVWLYPTPACQQDSVGYISWITSGFRGLISGGKETSSDAPTNCGMIEVARESSVAGLKSLILTLPAVAERNVPMIEFLRVRLIENGRLKNVLRDNKQNIQRQKVSASSNLCVQVLEHEEMLGNNDVLLQIWERMPQSRSYSSRGDIVWDSSKDATVTSLKQRCADHLTLPMEQIAIAKHFEEKYEWMVIRDVPHSGKQQRGNKGKKKDGGKVNVKHAPYLIKDGDVIGVKNLAYDPTNEDDFTTVEDDEGKEKLKQLTEQKQKERQQKKSQFASGMGPNVKKKERKEVGLSIKVGDFR comes from the exons ATGTTTTCAATGCTGTTTGATGAGGACTCCTCTGATGTGGCTGCTACAGGATGCTCAAACCGCCCCACCAATGATGCGCCGCCTCCGTCCAGACCAAGCCATCGATTCTGTGGAATTCTCAACCAAGGCGCCACTTGCTACCTGAACTCACTCCTTCAAACACTATTTCTAACTCCGGAATTCAGAG ATGCACTTTTTGCACTCGGTACCAACGAGTTGGGGAGGATCGAAGACAAGAACAAAGCTGGTTCCAAGGTCCGCATCATTCCAATTGAGCTACAGCGGTTGTTTGTAAGGATGCTGCATCTGAATCAGTCTTGCACCTCAACCACTGATCTCACAGACAGCTTTGGATGGACCAATAATGAA GAGCTACAGCAACATGATGTACAGGAATTAAATCGAATCCTGTTCATCGCTATAGAGGAGTCACTAGTCGGAACATCCGGGCAGAACCTCATAAAAAACTTATACCACGGTAGTGTCGTCAATCAGATAATATGTCAAGAGTGCGGCCGCGTGAGCGAAAATGAAGAACATTTCCTTGATTTGACGATCACAGTTGCTGGAAATATCGGCCTGGAAAATGGCCTTTATAACCAGTATGTCGAGACAGAAAGACTTGACGGGAAAAATCAGTATCGGTGTGGGGCGTGTAATAAATTGGTCGATGCTAAAAAAGGGGCGAGGATACGTCGCTTGCCGCCCATATTGTCATTCTCCCTTCTGAGGTTCAGCTTTGATTTCATCAAGTTGGAGCGATACAAG gagaatggcaaatttacattCCCGCTGTCGCTGGACATGTCACGCTATGTTGAACAAGAATCACCAGACAACATGGAATATGAGCTGTTTTCAGTTGTAATTCATAG tGGCAGTGCCTATGGAGGACATTATCATGCCTATATCAGAGACGTGGAGGGCTCGGGAGAATGGGTACCACCG GATGAAGAAGTGATTACGCTATCGAAGAAGAAAGAAGACGACATTGACCTGGTTCAGTTAGACTCACCAAGAAATGTGCTGAAAGCATTGCTGGAAAATGCGGAAAATAAATCGCTGTCCGTCGACGTCTTGGCTCAGGAGTTGATGAAACAGACAGGTGTTTCTTGGAATAAACGTTTCAAGAAacacaatggtaccatcagtAAG TTTGTTCAAAAACATgatgatattttcatgttttccgAGTCGACACGGACTGTCAGCTTGAAGTCGGATCTAGAGACATTTGGTACGAAGGATTCGACACCAGATGGCAGCTCTGGCACTAAGCAGGATCCCTGGATAGTGACCCGCCACAACAGCTCGAAAAAAGA TCCTCCTCCCCCTGGACACTGCTGGTTCGACTTCAACGATACACATGTGCATCCAATCTGGCAGAGTGACATCGAGAAACAGTTCAGCGGGAGAGAGAGTGGCTATATGCTGTTTTATCGCAAGAGATCGTACCAACCCATTGTCCATAAAACGCCCATTCCACCCTATCTAAAGACTGAAGTGGATGAACTGAATGCACAGCTGTTGAAACAGAG GGAAGACCATGAGAGTGAACAGAATTGTATTGTGTTGACTGTTCTCCAGGCAGCCGACTACGAGTATTCATCAGTGACGTCTGCTCTCAGGTCTTGTAAACAATCTGAACCGAAACAAATCACGTTGGACCGGCGAAAAAACACCATGGAACTTCGACATGCCCTTGTGGAG ATTGTTGGTGATACGTTCTCCACCGTCCATACAGCTAAACACCTACCAGCTGGTCTGCATCTCTATAACAAGGTTATCT GTGATTTGTCAAACAGCGTTAAAGACGCCGGTCTCAAGAACAACGACCTCCTCTTCTTATGGGATGGTGAGAAAATACGGAATGGAGTTGTAGCTGTAGGGACGGAATGCGAGCCGGTCCTATTGACCGTCCACGAAGGATCGAGAGCAAAGTTAGAACGAGGCTTCCCTAAGAATCTTCCCCTTGGTGCTATGAGGATTTCATTGATggaagtttttgatttgaagaaGTTTGATATTCATTTGCTTACCAAGAACG GAAACTCCTTAGAATCTGTGCTATTGTCCCGAGACCAGGATCAACTCACTCTTGAAGAGTTCAAGCTGGGAGATGGAAGTGAAATATTGATATCCAAAAGTCAAAG TCCTAGTGAAATGGCAGACGTTCAAGAGAAGTTAAGGAATGACATGACGTTATCAGTGGCGGTCAAATGTCTAGAGGAAGTGAAAGGGGAATACCCTACCGTGAAGGTCAATGCTACATCAGATACA AGCGTAGAGGAGCTCAAAGCTCTGGTGATATCCAAACTACCACAAGACTGTGATATTCCTGGCGGTGGAAGGTTCAGAATTGACGACCAAAATGTTGGACTACAGATACCTCTACGTGAGAATCTGACTTTAGAAAAGGCCGCAATTCATGAGACGACACATTTGATATTTGAGGGAGGGTCTTCTCCTACCACTGATGAG GTCACTTTGAATATCCGCCTGGCGCAGGAAGGGATGGGGGACGTGGCCGACTTTGAGGTGATCCTGAACAAAAATTCAACAATACTGGAATGTCTGACCGTGGCTGCCTCCAAACTGGGTCTAGCTG CAGGGGACTGGCATTTGCGACAGGCGAATTGGTGCGGTGAGGccgcggccatcttggacgacATCGATAAGACGTTGGAGCAGTGCAACGTTCGAGATGGAACTCTCCTGCTGctggaggaaggaaggttgccACCAAAG GGCTTCTACCAGCTGCCAGTGTGGCTCTACCCCACCCCAGCTTGTCAACAAGACTCTGTTGGATATATTTCATGGATCACGAGCGGCTTCCGTGGGTTGATAAGCGGTGGAAAGGAAACGTCATCCGATGCTCCGACCAACTGTGGGATGATTGAAGTAGCCAGGGAGTCCTCAGTCGCTGGTTTGAAGTCGTTGATCCTGACTCTGCCGGCCGTGGCAGAACGGAACGTTCCAATGATTGAGTTCCTTCGTGTTCGATTGATTGAAAATGGACGGttgaaaaatgttctcagaGATAATAAACAGAATATACA GAGGCAGAAAGTGTCTGCAAGTAGCAATTTGTGTGTCCAGGTGCTCGAACACGAAGAAATGTTAGG TAATAATGATGTCCTCCTCCAGATCTGGGAGCGCATGCCCCAGAGTCGATCCTACTCTTCCCGAGGCGACATTGTGTGGGACTCGAGCAAGGATGCAACCGTGACGAGTCTCAAGCAAAGATGCGCAGACCACTTGACACTCCCAATGGAACAAATTGCCATTGCAAAGCATTTCGAAGAAAAGTATGAGTGGATGGTGATAAGAGACGTTCCTCATTCTGGG AAGCAACAGAGAGGAAACAAAGGCAAAAAGAAAGATGGCGGAAAAGTGAACGTGAAACATGCGCCATACTTGATCAAGGACGGCGACGTGATCGGAGTCAAG aatttagCGTATGATCCGACGAATGAGGACGACTTTACCACGGTTGAGGACGATGAGGGGAAAGAAAAACTGAAACAGTTAACAGAACAAAAACAGAAAGA GAGACAGCAAAAGAAGTCGCAATTCGCCAGTGGCATGGGACCAAATGtgaaaaagaaggaaagaaaAGAGGTTGGACTGTCCATTAAAGTTGGCGATTTCAGATAG
- the LOC135500211 gene encoding uncharacterized protein LOC135500211, translating to MADYYNYVYGMTSAQSPAAFQSPVMAYQRYQKQSQQTSTPVMMHQGFQVPMSPMMGGAPQPWMMSPQFPYHYQVHATSSPQLTRVHPHMKFSSPRGDDSGLGASIVQTPVSTPSRKRARLSTQSTLESPAQPEPARPAVPSTPYSDLIDLVKTASAITPEPAKPIVTPPVERVVKKAKRRCPTKIVDNKIVAKNKPLDSFAVNVMNTWYLQHVDHPYPSDEDKEQLALDGNISVIQVKSWFSNKRNRSHNTKPRNEKRKLEDQIVQFCQDLMQPEKRQTTSIDSVVEQLLSLVETNRQ from the coding sequence ATGGCTGACTATTACAACTATGTTTATGGGATGACGTCTGCCCAGAGTCCGGCTGCTTTCCAGTCGCCAGTGATGGCCTACCAGAGGTACCAGAAGCAGAGTCAACAAACCAGCACTCCAGTGATGATGCATCAAGGTTTCCAAGTCCCCATGTCGCCGATGATGGGAGGTGCTCCACAGCCTTGGATGATGTCACCACAGTTTCCGTACCACTACCAAGTCCATGCTACATCGAGTCCACAGTTGACGAGGGTCCATCCACATATGAAGTTTTCCAGTCCACGCGGTGATGACTCCGGCTTAGGTGCTTCCATTGTCCAGACTCCAGTGTCCACGCCATCCAGAAAGAGAGCCAGGCTGTCCACGCAGTCCACCTTGGAGAGTCCAGCACAGCCAGAACCGGCCAGACCAGCGGTGCCATCTACTCCTTACAGCGACTTAATCGATTTGGTGAAAACTGCCAGCGCCATTACGCCAGAGCCAGCTAAGCCTATAGTAACGCCACCTGTAGAACGTGTTGTGAAGAAAGCCAAACGTCGCTGTCCTACAAAGATCGTCGACAACAAGATCGTAGCGAAGAACAAGCCGCTTGACTCGTTTGCTGTCAACGTCATGAACACGTGGTACCTCCAACATGTCGATCATCCGTATCCATCCGATGAGGATAAGGAACAGCTCGCTCTCGATGGGAACATCTCCGTCATACAGGTCAAGTCGTGGTTTTCGAACAAACGTAATCGCTCGCACAACACGAAACCGAGGAACGAGAAACGAAAACTCGAGGACCAGATCGTGCAGTTTTGTCAGGATCTCATGCAGCCCGAGAAACGCCAGACCACGAGTATCGATAGCGTCGTTGAACAACTTCTGAGTTTAGTCGAGACGAACCGGCAGTAG
- the LOC135500191 gene encoding ATP-binding cassette sub-family F member 2-like, which produces MPSDQKKRREAQKKAARKTPGNKAKTLVVDDGEETQNGDSRGSSRQSSACPTPDRRPSIANGAADGIANGIDSLDLGAKFRSCTGVLASHKDSRDLHMEKVTIRFHGVELLQETKLVLNCGRRYGLIGYNGCGKTTLLTSLAKRELPMPDHIDIYHLQREMGPSDKTALQAVVDVDEERKRLEAEAEELSLKEDERSHELLMDILEHLESMESDKAAMRAGRILHGLGFTKQMQDQKVKNFSGGWRMRISLARALYIRPSLLLLDEPTNHLDLDACVWLEEELKTYSRILVIISHSQDFMNGVCTNIIHMDQKKLTSYTGNYDQFMQTRCELMENQMKQYKWEQNQISHMKDYIARFGHGSAKLARQAQSKEKTLKKMVDSGLTEKVASNKNLSFYFLDCGTLPSPIIQVQHVYFKYGDDKPLIYKDLDFGADLDTRVALVGPNGAGKSTLLKLICGDLHPTDGLIRKHAHLKIGRYHQHLQEILDLDLSALEWMMKAFPAIKEIEDMRKIVGRYGLTGMQQTCPMANLSDGQRCRVIFAWIAWQSPHILLLDEPTNHLDIETIDSLADALNDFEGGMILVSHDFRLISQVAKEIWVCEHQTITKWQGDIFQYKNRLAKKVRKEFEANK; this is translated from the exons ATGCCATCAGACCAGAAAAAACGTCGTGAAGCTCAGAAGAAGGCAGCGAGAAAGACTCCTGGCAACAAAGCGAAGACGTTAGTCGTAGATGACGGGGAGGAGACACAGAATGGCGACAGCCGTGGAAGCAGTCGACAGAGTAGTGCGTGCCCGACGCCAGACAGACGCCCTTCTATTGCAAATGGCGCAGCAG ATGGCATAGCAAACGGAATCGATTCGCTTGATTTGGGTGCCAAATTCCGATCATGCACTGGTGTCCTGGCCTCCCACAAGGACAGCCGAGACCTGCACATGGAGAAAGTCACCATCAGGTTTCATGGCGTCGAGCTCCTGCAAGAGACGAAGCTGGTACTAAACTGCGGGCGTCGTTATGGCCTCATTGGTTACAACGGTTGTG GTAAGACCACCCTCCTGACATCTCTAGCAAAGAGGGAGCTCCCGATGCCAGACCACATCGACATCTACCATCTGCAACGCGAGATGGGTCCGAGTGACAAGACGGCACTGCAGGCGGTCGTCGACGTCGATGAAGAGAGAAAGAGGCTTGAAGCAGAAGCTGAGGAGCTCTCTTTGAAGGAGGACGAAC GATCTCACGAACTTCTCATGGACATTTTGGAGCATTTAGAATCGATGGAATCCGATAAAGCTGCGATGAGGGCTGGGCGCATCTTACATGGTCTCGGCTTCACCAAACAAATGCAGGACCAAAAGGTTAAGAACTTCTCGGGAGGTTGGCGGATGAGGATATCGCTAGCCAGAGCCCTCTATATTCGACCTTCCCTACTTCTACTTGATGAGCCCACCAATCATTTAGATTTGGATGCATGCGTGTGGCTTGAGGAGGAATTGAAAAC ATATTCGCGAATCCTCGTGATCATCTCGCACTCGCAAGATTTCATGAACGGCGTCTGTACGAACATCATCCACATGGATCAGAAGAAGTTGACGTCGTACACGGGAAACTACGACCAGTTCATGCAGACGCGTTGCGAGTTGATGGAGAATCAAATGAAGCAATACAAGTGGGAGCAGAATCAAATATCTCACATGAAG GATTATATTGCCAGGTTCGGTCATGGTAGCGCAAAGCTCGCGCGACAAGCCCAGAGTAAGGAGAAGACTCTTAAAAAGATGGTGGACAGTGGTCTGACTGAGAAAGTAGCCTCAAACAAG AATCTAAGCTTTTATTTCCTGGACTGCGGCACGTTGCCATCTCCAATCATCCAAGTTCAACACGTCTACTTCAAGTACGGAGACGACAAGCCATTAATCTACAAAGACTTGGACTTTGGTGCGGACTTGGACACGAGAGTGGCTTTAGTCGGACCTAACGGTGCTGGGAAATCTACGCTGTTGAAGTTAATATGTGGAGAC CTTCACCCGACTGACGGTCTCATTAGGAAACACGCCCACTTAAAGATCGGTCGCTACCACCAGCATCTTCAGGAGATCTTAGACTTGGATTTGTCAGCTTTAGAATGGATGATGAAGGCATTCCCCGCCATCAAAGAAATCGAAGACATGAGGAAAATCGTTGGGCGATATGGCCTTACTGGGATGCAGCAG ACCTGTCCGATGGCCAATCTTTCTGATGGCCAACGTTGCCGTGTGATATTTGCATGGATCGCTTGGCAGTCGCCTCACATTCTCTTACTCGATGAACCGACCAATCATTTGGATATCGAGACGATAGATTCGCTGGCCGATGCGCTGAATGACTTTGAGGGAGGCATGATTTTAGTGAGTCACGACTTCAGGCTTATATCTCAG GTTGCCAAGGAGATCTGGGTGTGCGAACATCAGACAATCACAAAGTGGCAGGGAGACATCTTCCAGTACAAGAACCGATTAGCGAAGAAAGTGCGGAAAGAGTTCGAAGCGAATAAATAA